The following proteins are encoded in a genomic region of Acidimicrobiales bacterium:
- the tmk gene encoding dTMP kinase produces MAARGRLIALEGREASGKSTQARLLAEALGAVLTREPGGTAMGERVRTLLLDGDATRIDARTEALLMAADRAQHVSEVVDPALSSGRWVVTDRFSASLLAYQGFGRGLDVAELRRLTSWASGGLWPDLTVLLELPAEEAAARQSRELDRLEREDVAFHQRVTAGYHALAAADRDTWAVVNGSGAEAEVAGRVLDVVTERLGAPGGLARAGPN; encoded by the coding sequence GTGGCTGCTCGCGGCCGCCTGATCGCCCTCGAGGGTCGCGAGGCATCCGGCAAGTCCACCCAGGCCCGGCTGCTCGCCGAGGCCCTCGGTGCGGTGCTCACGCGGGAGCCGGGCGGGACGGCGATGGGCGAGCGGGTCCGGACCCTCCTCCTCGACGGCGACGCGACTCGAATCGATGCCCGCACCGAGGCGCTGCTCATGGCGGCCGACCGGGCCCAGCATGTGAGCGAGGTCGTCGACCCGGCGCTGTCATCGGGTCGCTGGGTGGTGACCGATCGCTTCTCGGCGTCCTTGCTCGCGTATCAGGGCTTCGGGCGGGGCCTCGACGTGGCCGAGCTCCGACGGCTGACGTCATGGGCCTCGGGAGGCCTGTGGCCGGACCTGACCGTGCTGCTCGAGCTCCCCGCGGAGGAGGCGGCGGCCCGCCAGAGCCGAGAGCTCGACCGGCTCGAGCGGGAGGACGTGGCTTTCCACCAACGGGTAACGGCGGGCTACCACGCGCTCGCCGCCGCCGACCGGGACACCTGGGCGGTCGTCAACGGGTCGGGGGCGGAGGCCGAGGTGGCCGGTAGGGTGCTGGACGTGGTGACCGAGCGGTTGGGCGCCCCCGGCGGGCTGGCGAGAGCCGGCCCCAACTAG
- a CDS encoding ATP-binding protein produces MSPLYDDVIGQDEAVAQLRAAAASPVHAYLLLGPPGTGKRAAARSFAASLLCGDGACEARVLAGTHPDLVVRERAGPFITVDDAREIARLAWRSPMEGRRQVLVLVDLHLVDRAAPALLKSIEEPPPTTVFVLLADRLAPELATIASRCVQVRFKALSSDAVAARLVAEGADEALATAAALSSGGRMDRARLLLSDPTSAERRQAWEEVPRRLDGTGATVMTLVDDLLAHGEAVLEPLRAIQRAELEEVAERARLVGERGLPGRREIEDRHRREQRRLRMDELRFGLAALTVAYRERLQAPVTPETVPAPAVAATLDAIDAVHDANEALEYNPNEALLLQALLVRLSSAGSRSQA; encoded by the coding sequence GTGTCGCCGCTGTACGACGACGTCATCGGCCAGGACGAGGCCGTGGCCCAACTCCGCGCTGCCGCGGCCTCGCCGGTGCACGCCTATCTGCTCCTCGGTCCGCCGGGCACCGGTAAGCGCGCCGCCGCGCGCTCGTTCGCCGCCTCGCTTCTCTGTGGGGATGGTGCCTGCGAAGCGCGTGTCCTCGCGGGTACCCATCCCGACCTCGTCGTGCGCGAGCGGGCGGGGCCGTTCATCACCGTCGACGACGCCCGCGAGATCGCCCGGCTGGCGTGGCGCAGCCCGATGGAGGGTCGCCGTCAGGTGCTCGTGCTGGTCGATCTGCACTTGGTGGACAGGGCCGCTCCCGCGCTGCTCAAGTCCATCGAGGAGCCGCCACCGACGACGGTGTTCGTGCTCCTCGCCGACCGTCTGGCACCGGAGCTGGCGACGATCGCCAGCCGTTGCGTCCAGGTCAGGTTCAAGGCGCTGAGCTCGGATGCCGTCGCCGCTCGGCTCGTGGCCGAGGGCGCCGACGAGGCGCTGGCCACCGCGGCGGCGCTTTCGTCGGGCGGGCGCATGGACCGGGCCCGACTCCTCCTCTCGGATCCCACCTCGGCCGAACGCCGGCAGGCGTGGGAGGAGGTGCCCCGGCGGCTCGACGGCACGGGCGCCACCGTGATGACGCTGGTCGACGACCTGCTGGCTCACGGCGAAGCCGTCCTCGAGCCGCTGCGCGCGATCCAGCGGGCCGAGCTGGAGGAGGTCGCCGAGCGGGCGCGGCTGGTCGGGGAGCGGGGGCTGCCCGGCCGGCGGGAGATCGAGGACCGTCATCGCCGCGAGCAACGCCGGCTGCGGATGGACGAGCTGCGCTTCGGATTGGCGGCTCTCACCGTGGCCTACCGGGAGCGGCTCCAGGCCCCGGTAACACCGGAGACCGTGCCCGCTCCCGCGGTGGCGGCGACGCTCGACGCCATCGACGCCGTCCACGACGCCAACGAGGCCCTCGAGTACAACCCCAACGAGGCCCTGCTGCTCCAGGCCCTACTGGTTCGGCTCTCGTCTGCCGGCAGCAGGTCCCAGGCGTAG
- the topA gene encoding type I DNA topoisomerase — protein MAKPLVIVESPAKAKTIAGFLGRDVVVESSIGHIRDLPRSAADVPAALKAEPWARLGVDVDNGFKPLYVVAKEKKAQVSKLKSLMRDASEVYLATDEDREGESIAWHLMEVLAPRVPVKRMVFHEITRHAIEQAVDEWRDLDRRLVDAQEARRILDRLYGYEVSPVLWKKVLPRLSAGRVQSVATRILVERERARIRFRSANWWDLEGRFARDAQPFSATLVAVDDKRLATGKDFSETGELRTPKGSPGLVVLDEPKARGLAERLADASFAVTSVEEKPFKRSPYAPFTTSTLQQEAGRKLRFSAARTMQTAQRLYENGYITYMRTDSTALSTTAVTAARDQAAALYGAEYVPPQPRRHDRKVKNAQEAHEAIRPAGESFRRPDQVAGDVSQDEARLYDLVWKRTVASQMADANGMSVQVRLAGVAASPDGTPAAGERAEFAASGKVITFPGFLRAYVEGADDPEAELEDREVHLPRLADGDALEKEVLEARGHATQPPARYTEASLVKALEELGVGRPSTYATIISTIQDRGYVWKKASALVPSFVAFAVVGLLERHFTDLVDYGFTASMEDDLDEIADGQEEAVPWLNRFYFGNGKPGLKASVAGHLDEIDAREVNSIPIGLDDSGEQIVVRVGRYGPYVQRAEDRASIPDDLAPDELTVERAEELLAAPSGDRVVGQDPDTGLPVLVRAGRFGPYVQLGEGDPGSKTKPRTSSLFQSMSLDTVTLEEALRLLSLPRVVGTDPADGAEILALNGRFGPYLKKGDDSRSLDAEDQLFTVDLDQALAIFAQPKQRGGRRAAAAPLRELGPDPVSGGAMVVRSGRFGPYVTDGEINASLRRGDDPESLTAERAAELLAEKRAAGPAPPRKGARSTKAGSARKSAKATKKGTAKKAGRTTATTKKAATKKKAATKKASAAKKTSATKTAPTKAATRSRS, from the coding sequence ATGGCTAAACCGCTCGTTATCGTCGAATCGCCCGCCAAGGCCAAGACCATCGCGGGGTTCCTCGGGCGCGATGTGGTCGTCGAGTCGTCGATCGGCCACATTCGCGACCTGCCTCGGAGCGCGGCTGACGTGCCGGCCGCGTTGAAGGCCGAGCCTTGGGCGCGCCTGGGCGTCGACGTCGACAACGGGTTCAAGCCGCTGTATGTCGTGGCCAAGGAGAAGAAGGCCCAAGTCAGCAAGCTGAAGAGCCTGATGCGCGACGCCAGCGAGGTGTACCTGGCCACTGACGAGGACCGCGAGGGAGAGTCGATCGCCTGGCACCTGATGGAGGTGCTGGCGCCCCGGGTGCCGGTGAAGCGAATGGTCTTCCACGAGATCACGCGCCACGCCATCGAGCAGGCGGTCGACGAGTGGAGGGACCTGGATCGACGGCTGGTCGACGCCCAGGAGGCGCGCCGCATCCTCGACCGTCTCTACGGCTACGAGGTCTCGCCCGTGCTGTGGAAGAAGGTGCTGCCCAGGCTGTCGGCGGGGCGGGTGCAGAGCGTCGCCACCCGCATCCTCGTCGAGCGCGAGCGGGCGCGGATCCGCTTCCGCTCGGCCAACTGGTGGGATCTGGAGGGACGGTTCGCCCGGGATGCGCAGCCCTTCTCGGCCACCCTGGTCGCAGTCGACGACAAGCGCCTGGCGACGGGCAAGGACTTCTCGGAGACCGGTGAGCTGCGCACCCCGAAGGGATCGCCCGGACTCGTTGTCCTCGACGAGCCCAAGGCGAGGGGCCTGGCCGAGCGGCTCGCCGACGCCTCGTTCGCCGTCACGTCGGTCGAGGAGAAGCCGTTCAAGCGCTCGCCCTACGCGCCGTTCACCACCTCGACGTTGCAGCAGGAGGCGGGACGCAAGCTGCGATTCAGCGCCGCCCGCACCATGCAGACCGCCCAGCGCCTGTACGAGAACGGCTACATCACCTACATGAGGACCGACTCGACGGCCCTGTCGACCACCGCCGTGACTGCCGCTCGCGATCAGGCGGCGGCGCTGTATGGGGCCGAGTACGTCCCGCCCCAGCCCCGCCGCCACGACCGCAAGGTGAAGAACGCCCAGGAGGCCCACGAGGCGATACGACCGGCAGGGGAGTCCTTTCGCCGGCCCGATCAGGTTGCCGGCGATGTGTCGCAGGACGAGGCTCGCCTGTACGACCTCGTCTGGAAGCGCACTGTCGCCTCGCAGATGGCCGACGCCAACGGGATGAGCGTCCAGGTGCGTCTGGCGGGTGTGGCCGCGTCGCCTGATGGCACGCCCGCGGCCGGCGAGCGGGCGGAGTTCGCGGCCAGCGGCAAGGTCATCACGTTCCCCGGGTTCCTCCGTGCCTACGTCGAAGGCGCCGACGACCCCGAAGCCGAGCTGGAGGACCGCGAGGTCCACCTCCCGCGGTTGGCAGACGGCGATGCCCTGGAGAAGGAGGTGCTCGAGGCGCGTGGCCACGCCACCCAGCCTCCGGCCCGCTACACCGAGGCGTCGCTGGTGAAGGCGCTCGAGGAGCTCGGGGTCGGTCGGCCGTCCACCTACGCCACGATCATCAGCACGATCCAGGACCGGGGCTACGTCTGGAAGAAGGCAAGCGCGCTCGTCCCGTCGTTCGTGGCCTTTGCGGTGGTCGGGTTGCTGGAGCGTCACTTCACCGACCTGGTCGACTACGGGTTCACGGCCAGCATGGAGGACGACCTCGACGAGATCGCCGACGGCCAGGAGGAGGCGGTGCCCTGGCTCAACCGGTTCTACTTCGGCAACGGCAAGCCCGGGCTCAAGGCGAGCGTCGCGGGGCATCTCGACGAGATCGACGCCCGCGAGGTGAACTCGATACCGATCGGGCTCGATGACAGCGGTGAGCAGATCGTGGTGCGTGTCGGCCGCTATGGGCCCTACGTCCAGCGCGCGGAGGACCGGGCCTCGATTCCCGACGATCTGGCGCCTGACGAGCTCACGGTCGAGCGGGCCGAGGAGCTGTTGGCGGCGCCGAGCGGCGATCGGGTGGTCGGCCAGGACCCCGATACCGGGCTACCTGTGCTGGTGCGTGCCGGCCGGTTCGGGCCCTACGTGCAGCTGGGCGAGGGCGATCCCGGGTCCAAGACCAAGCCCCGCACCTCGTCGCTGTTTCAGTCCATGTCCCTGGACACGGTGACCCTGGAGGAGGCGCTCCGCCTGCTGAGCCTGCCCCGGGTCGTCGGTACCGATCCGGCCGACGGGGCCGAGATCCTGGCCCTGAACGGACGCTTCGGCCCGTACCTGAAGAAGGGCGACGACAGTCGCAGCCTGGATGCCGAGGACCAGCTGTTCACCGTCGACCTCGACCAGGCCCTGGCCATCTTCGCCCAGCCCAAGCAGCGCGGTGGCCGGAGGGCGGCCGCCGCCCCTCTGCGCGAGCTCGGTCCCGACCCGGTGAGCGGTGGGGCCATGGTGGTGCGGTCGGGCCGTTTCGGACCGTACGTGACGGACGGCGAGATCAACGCGTCATTACGCCGCGGCGACGATCCGGAGTCGCTGACGGCTGAGCGCGCCGCCGAGCTGCTTGCTGAGAAGCGTGCGGCGGGACCAGCGCCGCCTCGCAAGGGCGCTCGATCGACCAAGGCGGGCTCCGCCCGCAAGTCGGCCAAGGCGACCAAGAAGGGCACCGCCAAGAAGGCGGGGCGAACGACGGCCACCACCAAGAAGGCCGCCACGAAGAAGAAGGCTGCCACCAAGAAGGCATCCGCCGCCAAGAAGACATCCGCCACCAAGACGGCGCCGACGAAGGCGGCGACGCGCAGCCGTTCCTGA